A stretch of the Conger conger chromosome 3, fConCon1.1, whole genome shotgun sequence genome encodes the following:
- the mid1ip1a gene encoding mid1-interacting protein 1A has protein sequence MMQSSDSYRQKNSLFNAMNRFIGAVNNMDQTVMVPSLIRDVPLDEEKAVHDIRTAGNGPTTYFSEGDMYSYYVLLKSIKTDMEWGVLQADERRKDKHGIGALDSSRIDAEDKEEDLEKLFRFHLSGLQTVLSKLTGKANTLTNRYKQEIGIGGWGY, from the coding sequence ATGATGCAGAGTTCCGATTCCTACCGGCAGAAGAATTCCCTCTTCAACGCCATGAACCGCTTCATCGGCGCGGTTAACAATATGGACCAGACTGTAATGGTTCCTAGCCTGATAAGAGATGTGCCCCTGGACGAGGAAAAGGCGGTTCACGACATCAGAACAGCAGGCAACGGGCCAACTACCTACTTCTCAGAAGGAGATATGTACAGCTACTACGTCCTATTGAAATCCATAAAAACCGATATGGAATGGGGGGTCTTGCAGGCCGACGAAAGGAGGAAGGACAAACACGGCATCGGTGCCCTGGATAGTTCCAGAATCGACGCCGAAGACAAAGAGGAAGACCTGGAGAAACTCTTTCGCTTCCACCTTAGCGGACTGCAGACGGTTCTGTCCAAGCTGACGGGCAAGGCGAACACCCTCACCAACCGATACAAGCAGGAAATCGGTATTGGAGGTTGGGGATATTGA